The Manihot esculenta cultivar AM560-2 chromosome 1, M.esculenta_v8, whole genome shotgun sequence genome has a window encoding:
- the LOC110618857 gene encoding hydroxyproline O-arabinosyltransferase PLENTY isoform X2 — protein MTGRKNMGRVSPFFLVLLSFGFCFATYNLLTLVIQYKHSNSGNGLELSDPIITVPHKVKRLGESNSRYHVALTATDSPYSQWQCRIMYYWYKKMKDMPGSDMGKFTRVLHSGKADNLMDEIPTFVVDPLPEGVDRGYIVLNRPWAFVQWLEKATIDEEYILMAEPDHIFVNPLPNLAHGDHPAGYSFSYIKPAAHEKIIRKYYPEERGPVTKVDPIGNSPVIIKKSILEEISPTWVNISLRMKDDHESDKAFGWVLEMYAYAVASALHGVRHVLRKDFMIQPPWDLEVGKRFIIHYTYGCDFNLKVRLVKMVNEATANIPDWDSINRG, from the exons ATGACTGGGAGAAAAAATATGGGGCGAGTATCACCATTCTTTTTGGTGCTCCTGTCATTTGGATTTTGCTTTGCTACATATAACTTGTTGACATTGGTAATACAGTATAAGCACTCCAATTCAGGAAATGGATTGGAGCTATCTGACCCCATTATTACTGTGCCTCATAAAGTAAAGAGATTAGGGGAGTCAAATTCGAGATACCATGTTGCTCTTACGGCGACTGATTCTCCTTATAGCCAATGGCAATGCCGGATTATGTACTATTGGTATAAGAAGATGAAAGACATGCCTGGATCAGACATGGGAAAGTTCACTCGAGTTCTGCATTCAGGAAAAGCTGACAATTTGATGGATGAGATTCCAACCTTTGTTGTAGATCCTCTTCCTGAGGGCGTGGATCGA GGTTATATTGTGTTAAATAGACCATGGGCTTTTGTGCAGTGGCTGGAAAAAGCAACAATTGATGAAGA ATACATTTTAATGGCAGAGCCTGACCACATATTTGTAAATCCTTTGCCTAACTTGGCACATGGAGATCATCCAGCAGGCTATTCTTTTTCCTACATTAAACCAGCTGcacatgaaaaaattattaggaaATATTATCCAGAGGAAAGGGGTCCAGTGACAAAGGTTGATCCAATTGGCAATTCTcctgtaataataaaaaag TCCATTTTGGAGGAAATTTCACCAACATGGGTAAATATTTCATTAAGAATGAAAGATGACCATGAGAGCGATAAGGCATTTGGTTGGGTGTTAGAAAT GTATGCCTATGCTGTAGCATCAGCATTGCATGGTGTTCGTCATGTACTTCGGAAGGACTTTATGATACAG CCACCATGGGATTTGGAAGTTGGGAAGAGGTTTATTATTCATTATACTTATGGATGCGACTTTAACTTAAAG GTGAGACTTGTAAAGATGGTAAATGAAGCTACAGCCAACATTCCAGACTGGGACTCGATAAACCGTGGTTGA
- the LOC110618857 gene encoding hydroxyproline O-arabinosyltransferase PLENTY isoform X1, translated as MTGRKNMGRVSPFFLVLLSFGFCFATYNLLTLVIQYKHSNSGNGLELSDPIITVPHKVKRLGESNSRYHVALTATDSPYSQWQCRIMYYWYKKMKDMPGSDMGKFTRVLHSGKADNLMDEIPTFVVDPLPEGVDRGYIVLNRPWAFVQWLEKATIDEEYILMAEPDHIFVNPLPNLAHGDHPAGYSFSYIKPAAHEKIIRKYYPEERGPVTKVDPIGNSPVIIKKSILEEISPTWVNISLRMKDDHESDKAFGWVLEMYAYAVASALHGVRHVLRKDFMIQPPWDLEVGKRFIIHYTYGCDFNLKGELTYGKIGEWRFDKRSYLSGPPPKNLSLPPPGVPESVVRLVKMVNEATANIPDWDSINRG; from the exons ATGACTGGGAGAAAAAATATGGGGCGAGTATCACCATTCTTTTTGGTGCTCCTGTCATTTGGATTTTGCTTTGCTACATATAACTTGTTGACATTGGTAATACAGTATAAGCACTCCAATTCAGGAAATGGATTGGAGCTATCTGACCCCATTATTACTGTGCCTCATAAAGTAAAGAGATTAGGGGAGTCAAATTCGAGATACCATGTTGCTCTTACGGCGACTGATTCTCCTTATAGCCAATGGCAATGCCGGATTATGTACTATTGGTATAAGAAGATGAAAGACATGCCTGGATCAGACATGGGAAAGTTCACTCGAGTTCTGCATTCAGGAAAAGCTGACAATTTGATGGATGAGATTCCAACCTTTGTTGTAGATCCTCTTCCTGAGGGCGTGGATCGA GGTTATATTGTGTTAAATAGACCATGGGCTTTTGTGCAGTGGCTGGAAAAAGCAACAATTGATGAAGA ATACATTTTAATGGCAGAGCCTGACCACATATTTGTAAATCCTTTGCCTAACTTGGCACATGGAGATCATCCAGCAGGCTATTCTTTTTCCTACATTAAACCAGCTGcacatgaaaaaattattaggaaATATTATCCAGAGGAAAGGGGTCCAGTGACAAAGGTTGATCCAATTGGCAATTCTcctgtaataataaaaaag TCCATTTTGGAGGAAATTTCACCAACATGGGTAAATATTTCATTAAGAATGAAAGATGACCATGAGAGCGATAAGGCATTTGGTTGGGTGTTAGAAAT GTATGCCTATGCTGTAGCATCAGCATTGCATGGTGTTCGTCATGTACTTCGGAAGGACTTTATGATACAG CCACCATGGGATTTGGAAGTTGGGAAGAGGTTTATTATTCATTATACTTATGGATGCGACTTTAACTTAAAG GGAGAACTAACATATGGAAAAATTGGAGAATGGCGATTTGATAAGAGATCCTATCTAAGTGGTCCTCCACCAAAGAACCTCTCCTTACCCCCACCAGGAGTTCCTGAAAGTGTG GTGAGACTTGTAAAGATGGTAAATGAAGCTACAGCCAACATTCCAGACTGGGACTCGATAAACCGTGGTTGA
- the LOC110629972 gene encoding AT-hook motif nuclear-localized protein 17 isoform X2 produces MADYGTTISLSRELSHTSDASSSDHSPRSVAAVLSTPPSSSSSKRRTLNKPSPDNHHCIRSMVEVQRKPRGRPPGSKNKPKPPIIITKDTESAMKPAILEISAGSDIIDSIISFARRNRTGISIISATGSVSNVTLRQPIPHAPSLSLHGPFNLLDLSGAQGQVFGGIVSGKVLAASQVVIVAATFLNPTFHRLPSDNDEAEETKPNVGGPANESCISSGMAVHGVSNPSLMNCQISPDIMHWGPPPRPHY; encoded by the exons ATGGCCGACTATGGTACCACAATCTCTCTCTCAAGAGAGCTCTCTCACACCTCCGATGCGTCTTCCTCCGACCACAGTCCTCGGAGCGTGGCCGCAGTACTCTCCACCCCTCCCTCATCCTCTTCCTCCAAACGCCGAACTCTTAACAAGCCCTCCCCCGATAATCACCACTGCATTCGATCCATGGTGGAGGTTCAGAGAAAGCCCAGAGGCAGACCTCCGGGCTCCAAAAACAAGCCTAAACCACCTATTATTATCACCAAAGACACTGAATCCGCCATGAAGCCAGCTATCCTCGAGATCTCTGCTGGCTCCGATATCATCGATTCCATCATCAGCTTCGCGCGTAGGAACCGCACTGGTATCAGTATCATCAGTGCCACTGGTTCTGTGTCTAATGTGACGCTCCGCCAGCCAATCCCTCATGCACCATCTCTCTCTTTACATGGACCCTTTAACTTGCTCGACCTATCGG GGGCACAAGGGCAAGTATTCGGAGGTATTGTCTCCGGGAAGGTGTTAGCTGCAAGTCAGGTGGTGATCGTCGCCGCCACTTTCTTGAACCCAACATTTCACAGGCTGCCAAGTGATAATGATGAGGCTGAGGAGACTAAACCTAATGTTGGTGGCCCTGCAAATGAGTCTTGTATTAGCAGTGGCATGGCTGTTCATGGTGTGTCCAACCCAAGTCTAATGAATTGCCAGATTTCTCCTGATATCATGCACTGGGGTCCTCCTCCTCGCCCTCACTATTAA
- the LOC110629972 gene encoding AT-hook motif nuclear-localized protein 17 isoform X1 gives MADYGTTISLSRELSHTSDASSSDHSPRSVAAVLSTPPSSSSSKRRTLNKPSPDNHHCIRSMVEVQRKPRGRPPGSKNKPKPPIIITKDTESAMKPAILEISAGSDIIDSIISFARRNRTGISIISATGSVSNVTLRQPIPHAPSLSLHGPFNLLDLSGSFLGSLALKQCSSAGSSSLHPSCCFGISLAGAQGQVFGGIVSGKVLAASQVVIVAATFLNPTFHRLPSDNDEAEETKPNVGGPANESCISSGMAVHGVSNPSLMNCQISPDIMHWGPPPRPHY, from the coding sequence ATGGCCGACTATGGTACCACAATCTCTCTCTCAAGAGAGCTCTCTCACACCTCCGATGCGTCTTCCTCCGACCACAGTCCTCGGAGCGTGGCCGCAGTACTCTCCACCCCTCCCTCATCCTCTTCCTCCAAACGCCGAACTCTTAACAAGCCCTCCCCCGATAATCACCACTGCATTCGATCCATGGTGGAGGTTCAGAGAAAGCCCAGAGGCAGACCTCCGGGCTCCAAAAACAAGCCTAAACCACCTATTATTATCACCAAAGACACTGAATCCGCCATGAAGCCAGCTATCCTCGAGATCTCTGCTGGCTCCGATATCATCGATTCCATCATCAGCTTCGCGCGTAGGAACCGCACTGGTATCAGTATCATCAGTGCCACTGGTTCTGTGTCTAATGTGACGCTCCGCCAGCCAATCCCTCATGCACCATCTCTCTCTTTACATGGACCCTTTAACTTGCTCGACCTATCGGGTTCGTTTCTCGGTTCTCTTGCTCTAAAACAGTGCTCTTCTGCTGGTTCTAGCTCCTTGCATCCTTCTTGTTGTTTTGGGATATCTCTTGCAGGGGCACAAGGGCAAGTATTCGGAGGTATTGTCTCCGGGAAGGTGTTAGCTGCAAGTCAGGTGGTGATCGTCGCCGCCACTTTCTTGAACCCAACATTTCACAGGCTGCCAAGTGATAATGATGAGGCTGAGGAGACTAAACCTAATGTTGGTGGCCCTGCAAATGAGTCTTGTATTAGCAGTGGCATGGCTGTTCATGGTGTGTCCAACCCAAGTCTAATGAATTGCCAGATTTCTCCTGATATCATGCACTGGGGTCCTCCTCCTCGCCCTCACTATTAA
- the LOC110629948 gene encoding uncharacterized protein LOC110629948 produces the protein MDSFNQASGFRYNPNSNTMGVGDGDSEEPGILEIYVHHARNIHNICIYDNQDVYAKFSLTYNPDETHSTRIINGGGKNPVFNEKLEIKVAQLDAVLKCEIWMLSRARNYMEDQLLGFALVPISQVVGKGKVTHDYSLSSTDLFHSPAGTVQLSLSVNTSLPLNPSAAAANSSISAEVVLLDRKISEVILDPVEYSRIEFPDINAVTENQQMVSEYFDGLGCRPGSFLHLGASPPVIDYEMAINSSEENQGGSTSPNGSIQNSGFLSSTTTSLSDDRNSSDSIDKKGRLGSNFSNSLNVSVTTDANHGSSTCPDTPTSKKGGEVREEKDDEEENKEGTINSGKFGQVFSSPLGNINLEAEQSAMQQQIVDMYMRSMQQFTESLAKMKLPMDLDKPESEETGDLIQSHSNKLELEKKQKKDGSRVFYGSRAFF, from the coding sequence ATGGATTCTTTCAATCAAGCTTCTGGGTTCCGTTATAACCCAAATTCGAACACAATGGGTGTTGGTGATGGTGATTCTGAAGAGCCAGGGATTCTTGAAATCTATGTTCATCATGCTAGGAATATTCACAACATATGCATCTACGATAACCAAGATGTCTATGCAAAATTCTCTCTTACTTATAACCCAGATGAGACCCACTCAACTAGAATTATCAATGGAGGTGGCAAGAACCCAGTATTCAATGAAAAACTGGAGATCAAAGTCGCCCAACTTGATGCAGTTCTCAAGTGTGAGATTTGGATGCTTAGTAGAGCTAGGAACTACATGGAGGATCAGCTTTTAGGGTTTGCTTTGGTCCCAATTTCACAAGTTGTTGGTAAAGGAAAGGTGACTCATGATTATAGCCTCTCATCCACTGATCTCTTTCACTCCCCTGCTGGAACTGTACAGTTATCTCTTTCTGTGAACACATCTTTGCCTTTGAATCCTTCTGCAGCCGCTGCTAATTCTTCCATATCAGCTGAAGTTGTGTTGCTAGACAGGAAAATATCAGAAGTAATCCTTGATCCTGTCGAGTACTCAAGGATCGAATTTCCTGATATCAATGCTGTTACTGAGAATCAGCAAATGGTATCCGAGTATTTTGATGGTTTGGGTTGCAGGCCTGGCTCATTTCTTCATCTGGGTGCTTCTCCTCCTGTTATCGACTATGAAATGGCCATAAATTCCTCCGAGGAAAATCAAGGTGGTTCCACTTCTCCCAATGGCAGCATCCAAAATTCAGGTTTCTTGAGCTCAACCACAACCAGCCTAAGCGATGATCGAAACTCGTCGGATTCAATTGACAAAAAGGGTCGTCTGGGCTCTAATTTTTCCAACTCCCTCAACGTTTCGGTGACCACAGACGCTAATCACGGCTCGAGCACTTGTCCTGACACTCCAACGTCAAAGAAAGGAGGTGAAGTGAGAGAGGAAAAGGACGATGAGGAAGAAAACAAGGAAGGGACTATAAATTCTGGCAAATTTGGTCAAGTATTTTCGTCTCCATTAGGGAATATAAATCTTGAAGCGGAGCAATCTGCAATGCAGCAACAGATAGTAGACATGTACATGAGGAGTATGCAGCAGTTCACTGAATCTTTAGCCAAGATGAAGCTCCCTATGGATCTTGACAAGCCTGAAAGTGAAGAAACTGGGGATTTGATTCAAAGCCATAGCAATAAACTAGAGCTTGAGAAGAAacagaaaaaggatggatcaaGGGTGTTCTATGGAAGCAGGGCATTCTTCTAA
- the LOC110630012 gene encoding pentatricopeptide repeat-containing protein At5g01110, with protein MLIHFLLFRKQYHRIFNTHKRLYSIIYHVNCIPQSGLEASQNPPQQPISSTPVTDLFLVEKILLNLKQGNVNSLLNYHFRLNPLVVVEVLKRCRDNLQLAQRFIDHVVLRGKNVKHSSMSLSAMIHVLVRSRRLSDAQALVLRMIRRSGASRVEIVESLISVSSTWQLDNLVFDLLIRTYVQARKLREGTDAFTILSSKGFLVSINACNGLLGGLVKVGWIDMAWEVYREIVRSGIALNVYTQNIMVNALCKDHKIDDVKTFLFDMEQKGIFADIVTYNTLVNAYCREGLLDEAFEVMNSMISKGMKPGLFTYNAIINGLCRKGRYARAKEVFDEMLSIGLSPDTTTYNTLLVESCRKDNPLEAEKIFGEMLHRGIVPDLVSFSSLIRVLSRNGHLDQALVYFRDMKKSGLVPDNVIYTVLIDGYCRNRMISEALMIRDEMLERGCVMDVVTYNTILNGLCKEKMLTDANALFDEMLERGVYPDFYTFTTLIHGHCKDGNMNKALSLFGTMRQRNIKPDIVTYNTLIDGFCKVGEMEKANELWGDMISREIFPNDISYGILINGYCNLGFISEAFRLWDEMIEKGIKPTLITCNTVVKGYCRSGDASKADEFLCKMISKGVLPDSITYNTLINGFVKEGNMDKAFFLVNKMEKDGLLPDVITYNVILNGFCKQGKLQEAELILRKMIEKGLTPDRSTYITLINGHVSHDNLKEAFRFHDEMLQRGFVPDDNF; from the coding sequence ATGCTCATTCATTTCCTACTTTTCCGGAAACAGTATCACAGAATCTTCAACACGCACAAGAGACTTTACTCTATCATTTATCATGTAAATTGTATCCCACAATCTGGCCTTGAGGCCTCTCAAAATCCACCCCAACAACCAATTTCATCAACACCAGTAACGGATTTGTTCTTGGTGGAGAAAATTCTGTTGAATTTAAAGCAAGGTAATGTAAATTCTTTGCTCAACTATCATTTTCGCTTAAACCCATTGGTGGTTGTTGAGGTATTAAAGCGTTGCCGTGATAATTTGCAACTTGCTCAAAGATTTATTGATCATGTTGTGTTACGTGGTAAGAATGTTAAGCATTCATCCATGTCATTGAGTGCAATGATTCATGTTTTGGTACGTAGTAGAAGATTATCTGATGCACAAGCTTTGGTTCTTAGGATGATTAGGAGAAGTGGGGCTTCGAGGGTTGAGATTGTTGAATCTTTGATATCAGTGAGCAGTACTTGGCAGTTGGATAACTTGGTGTTTGATTTGCTAATTAGGACGTACGTGCAAGCTAGGAAGTTAAGGGAAGGGACTGATGCGTTTACAATTTTGAGTAGTAAAGGGTTTTTGGTGTCTATAAATGCCTGTAATGGCCTTCTTGGAGGACTAGTGAAAGTGGGTTGGATTGATATGGCATGGGAAGTGTATAGAGAAATTGTTAGAAGTGGGATTGCATTGAATGTTTATACACAAAATATTATGGTTAATGCTTTGTGCAAAGATCACAAGATTGATGATGTTAAGACTTTTTTGTTCGATATGGAGCAGAAAGGAATTTTTGCTGATATAGTAACATATAATACTCTCGTCAATGCATATTGTCGTGAAGGACTTCTAGATGAAGCTTTTGAGGTGATGAACTCAATGATAAGTAAGGGTATGAAACCGGGTCTCTTTACATATAATGCTATTATAAATGGTTTATGTAGAAAAGGAAGATATGCTAGGGCAAAGGAAGTTTTCGATGAAATGTTGAGCATAGGGTTGAGTCCTGATACTACCACTTATAACACACTGCTTGTTGAAAGTTGTAGAAAAGACAACCCTTTGGAAGCTGAAAAAATATTTGGTGAAATGTTGCATAGAGGCATTGTTCCTGATTTAGTGAGCTTTAGTTCACTTATTAGGGTGCTTTCAAGAAATGGACATCTTGATCAGGCATTAGTTTACTTTAGAGATATGAAGAAATCTGGCTTGGTTCCTGATAACGTGATTTACACTGTTCTTATAGACGGTTATTGTAGAAATAGAATGATTTCAGAGGCTTTGATGATTCGGGATGAAATGCTTGAGCGGGGTTGCGTTATGGATGTGGTTACATACAACACAATATTAAATGGGTTGTGCAAAGAGAAGATGCTCACAGATGCAAATGCACTGTTTGATGAGATGCTTGAAAGGGGCGTGTACCCTGATTTTTACACTTTTACTACTCTCATTCATGGGCATTGCAAGGATGGAAATATGAATAAAGCTCTAAGCTTATTTGGAACAATGAGGCAAAGGAATATCAAACCAGATATTGTGACTTACAATACTTTAATTGATGGATTTTGCAAGGTAGGTGAAATGGAGAAAGCTAATGAGTTGTGGGGTGATATGATTTCTAGGGAGATATTTCCCAATGACATTTCATATGGCATTTTAATAAATGGATATTGTAATCTGGGCTTTATATCTGAGGCCTTCAGACTGTGGGATGAGATGATTGAGAAAGGGATCAAGCCCACTCTTATCACTTGCAACACTGTTGTAAAGGGCTATTGCCGTTCAGGTGATGCATCTAAAGCAGATGAATTCTTGTGCAAGATGATTTCAAAAGGAGTGCTTCCTGATAGCATCACATATAACACCCTCATTAATGGATTTGTAAAAGAAGGAAATATGGACAAAGCTTTTTTCCTAGTCAATAAGATGGAAAAAGATGGGCTATTGCCGGATGTCATTACATATAATGTAATTCTGAATGGGTTCTGTAAGCAAGGTAAACTGCAGGAGGCCGAACTGATCTTACGGAAAATGATTGAGAAAGGGCTAACTCCTGATAGGTCAACTTACATAACTTTGATAAATGGACACGTCTCCCATGACAACTTGAAGGAGGCATTTCGATTTCATGATGAAATGCTGCAAAGGGGTTTCGTCCCGGATGATAATTTTTAA